The window attgcCTTACAAGGAATTAAGGACCCTTTTAGATCACTTATCACTCAAGATAATATATAATCGGTCCACAATCATTAATATTGGGTGACAAAAAACATGcttttttattaacataaaagATTCTgctttttatattcttattttcatcTGCATTACAattctattataaatttaaaaataaatgtttagtaGTTAATACATTCTTTTTTTCCAagtcaaaagaaaaagaaaatacaaatcactcttttttttttctccaaacATACCGCTAGCTAGAGCCTTCttccaaaaatatttgtatttgttcgaatttataaatgaaaaataatttagatcatATTTACAAAGATTGATTTTACACCAAATTAAGTCAAAACCAACTTTATAATTCAGATGGTGGTACGTAGCTTAATTTTGTAGAAAAACATaagatcatttaaaaataaataaataataatctaaatcatgatttaattaaatgattaaaaaatggttttctaaaaataatatttaaaaaggaaaccatttttaatttgaattaagtATTTTTGAATTGAATAAGTAAAAGATtgacaaaatttgaaatttctGAAAACTTAACTATTCTTGATGAGATAATGAATCATAAATTTTGGTCCTCCTagctatatttttttaatgctatTTTGATTCTCAGTTATTTGTACTATATATGTAcctctttatataaataattaaaaattcagaataaagaaaattaaatattcggGACCACTCTTTAACGCCTTAATTTGCCCAATTGTTACAATAATGagattccaaaaaaaaaaaattgttaggtAGTTAATagacattaattaatattactaaAAGGTGGTCAATTAACTAATTTAGTCTTCAATGAAAGCATACcctttattaaatattgttataaatagttatttatcTATCCACTTGACTATCAAATATTAGGCAAGGAATTggttgaataaataaataaaattttctatttctaGTCTTTCATAGAGTATGActgaaatttattaaatgatgcAAGAGTCCTTAGGTACATTTTATAAAGTTTAGATTGAGACGACTGATAtgatatacatatatatttaggTCGAaatttcaatgatcgtagtcatccgatttatataatttataatgttattattatgtcgttttttttatatttgtttcaaaaaatCGGTGGAGTCGGTCGGGGAATTAATCATTCTTATTGAGGATATACAAGCTCGATAACCTATTGcgtttttttcttctaatattcatgtttttgtgactatttatttttattttatcatgtaatgtttgtgtttgtgtttatGCATGAaccatataaaattaaaataaaaaattgaattattttttaaaaacaaaaaaaaaaaaatggaaaagtaTGCTTTGAGATTGTGGAGGAGTTCAAAACTAAAAGGTAAAAAGAATGATCAAACATGTATTTTTCAATATTCCACATGAGATTGAAAGGCGGCTTAAGCATCTCTATCGCATTCGTGGCGGCTAAGCATCTTCCATGTTTTCTAGTTTGTTTATCTAGatttaatcatattaattattagtcTATTTATTTATACCCATATGGTGCATGCCAATATATTAGATGACTATAGAAAAATGACAAATTAAAGCTCATGTTGTGCTCAATTATAAATAAGACTTAGTTGTTTTGAACTTTCACATGATCTAAACCtattcaaattaaacttaaCATAGCTTGAAACATGATCATGGAAAAGaaactatttcttcttcttgttcttgctCTCCTAGCCTTTCCTTCCCTCATAAGTTGTCAACTCGGATCTCTACCGTCGTATGATCTTACTACCTTAAACCGAAGTAGCTTTCCTGAAGGTTTCATTTTCGGGGCTGCTACTGCAGCTTATCAGGTAATCTACAGCTAGATCGATTTGATCAATTGAATCTCTAAATATATTCTCATCAACTTTTGTTTGCTCAATTCTTGATATATAGTACGAAGGTGCAGCATCCGATGGTGGCAAAGGCGTGAGTATTTGGGATACATTTACTAGCGAACAACCATGTAGATTTCTATCTCTCAATCTTTACTTctttttatttggtttgattaattgttagtaaaatagagaatattagagaaaaacccattttttaaactattttaaatataaaataggttattattattttttttaatagttcatatactagaaaaaaattgagaatctttaattttaagcaaacaaaattaagtatgatataattttttatttaaaaagaaaacaaggaaataaaaacaaaaaccaaGAATAAGCCACATAAATCAAGATTAATTGGCCTCATATAagtttatattaagttattgtaataatactgcaaagaataaaatattgtaatttaaaaaaaaaaacttaaaaatttgaAGAAGGAAAAGATGCTTCACcactcaaaaaaaaaagaaaaagaaaaagaaaaaaaagcaaACGCAATATCTGCCACCCACTAAGACAACTATTTTGGACGTTTCAAaagtaaagaataataaaaccATTAATTAATACCGAGTATTAGTTAGTTCTTAATACACCATCTTTTTTAgttgattatattatattatagttaaaTAACAACTATTTTACTATTGCCTTATCTAATCCTTAATTAATACTTCATAATATATCTTCTAGTTAATGAGTAGATACATTTTGTTAAACCCTCTAactaatacaaaataaatttattatatatatatttccataacAACTATGtactctattattaattattgccttctcttaattaattaattaattattattagctTGAAATTAAACTAGCTTAATGCAATGACAGGGAAAATTGCAGACGCTAGTGATGGCAAAGTTGCACTTGATTCTTACAATCGTTACAAAGTAAGTAAACTTTAATATGTGTATTCATCTAGGCacctttaaatatatttaaaaaaagtaaaagcgACGGTGTTTGTGTCGCTATTTACCAAAGGAAACCGTCATTTTAAGCAGTATTTGTCAAGTGACGGTATAATAGTGACGGATTTGACTACCGTCGCTATTGTTTCTCAGCAATTGGGATTTGAGTAATATCACTGGTTATATATGTTCGTCGCTGTTTTCTGTTAATtccatttattttgatttaatagtGACGGATaattccttttctttttttaatttcgtTGCTATTGGTTTATTATACATGCAACAATATACCTAACTAAAATAATGTTTCGAAGAACACATAACCAAGTTATGTTCATTATATAGCAATAAAAGAAATGCATGCATATTTTACAAATGAAATTATTGCAGGAAGACTTAGAGATATTGGATAGCATGGGAATGGATGCATACAGAATGTCAATCTCATGGACTAGAATATTACccagtaattaattaattaattagatttttacTATTTCTTTCTATTggctatttttttagaatattctaAACATAGAATTGAATATAATGTAGAGGGATCATTGAAAGGGGGTAAAAATGAGGAAGGCATCCAACATTACAAAAAACTATTTGATGACCTTGAAGCTAAAGGTTAATGcacaaacataatttaatttactaaaattatattCCATATATACTTAATCTCTTGCATAttgatgtatatataaataggtAAAAAGCCTTTTGTGACTATATTTCATTGGGATGTTCCTCAAGCACTTGAGGATGAATATATGGGTTTCCTCAGTCCTCATATTGTGTAAGTATATATTATGGCCACTAATGTTATATTAATTTGggattagttttttaaaaaatgaaaaaaaaattaaataagtttaatattgtCTCCAGGAAAGATTACGTGGACTATGTAAATGTTCTTTTCGAAGAATTTGGAGATAAAGTAAAACATTGGATTACTTTTAACGAACCATACATGTTTACTATCGGCGGCTATGTAAACGGTAGTTTGGCTCCGGGTCGTTGCTCTCCTTGGTTAAAACAGTTGAATTGCACCGATGGAGATTCAGCTGTCGAACCTTATTTAGTTGTTCATCACATACTTCTTGCTCATGCTGCTGCCGTAAATTTATATAGAACAAAGTATCAGGTTTGAAAAACACAAGAGAGGATCGAAATAAtgagttaatttttattgttttcttttgaatggaaaaaaaattgatttatattgattaatttgCAGGAAAAACAAAAGGGTGAAATTGGAATCACCCATGTTGCTGATGGAAGGATACCATTCACATTTTCGGTAGAAGATAGGGAAGCTACACAAAGGGCTCTTGATTTCAACTTTGGATGGTCagaattatttaactaattgcACACATGAttgttatatttgattattcCAAACTTGTAAgttaattgttaataatattgcAATATCATTAATTAGGTTTGTGAATCCAATGGTTAACGGTGACTATCCAGAGGTGATGCGTCGCATTGTTGGCCTTCGACTTCCAAAATTTACGGAAGAAGAATCTGCTTTGTTAATAGGTTCATATGATTTTATCggaataaattattatacatcCATATACGTATTTAATAGAAAAACACCCGCCAATCCAACACAACAAACCTACTTCACCGATATTAATGCCTACACTTTATGtaagtgtttatttatttagaataattatctAATCTCCTCACTTAATTAATTCTCCACTAACTATGATTTATTTCACTTGTTTCTTCAATTAGCTGAACGCAGCGGACAATTAATTGGGCCTGCGGTATGatattttatcatgttcttatttaaatctataagtTTCTTGTTCTCATGCATATAGCGAAATTGGCATACATTTCAGGCTGGTTCAGTTTGGCTCAATGTTTATCCAAAAGGAATTAGGGATTACCTTAtctatataaaagataaatatggAAACCCAAGAGTTTTTATAACCGAAAATGGTATATCCGAAACAAACGATCCTTCAATACCGCTTGATGAAGCGCTTATGGATCCATGGAGAATAAGCTATCACTTCTCCCACCTTGACTTTATTAGAGCTGCTATTTCGTAAGTTGCTATTTATAGtaagttatttataataacatGGAAGCATTTAACATAAGTTTTGTTATGGTTGAACAGGGAAGGTTCAAATGTGCAAGGTTACTTTGTATGGACGTTGTTGGATGATTTTGAATGGAACTCGGGCTATACAGTTCGTTTTGGCATTGGTTACATAGACTTTAAAGACAATCTAAAAAGATACAAGAAACTTTCTCACAAATGGTTCACTAAGTTTCTTAAACCTGATTTGGATATTGTTTGGAGTGATTTGGAAGTAAAGAAATTAGAGTGAACCTATAATATTGTCAATTAATTGTCATTCATGAATAAGATTAAATTACTTGTCATTTCCTACTAATTAAATGTGGCCTCTCTCACACACTTGCCCGATACTTCCACAAATAAGAACCATCTAATGAATTATAAGGTCAGATCATAATTTTTGACactaagtttaaatttttttgaaaatagtgTAAATGATCTATAATGAGTTTTACATGATTGTGTCCAAATATTAATGattcaaaaacaaattgaaatatCGTTACGAAAACAAAAACATGAGCATATAAACAATTAAAAGGTTGTTTTACATGATGTAGCCAATGATAGAAGTTGGTAATTAACGGAGTAGTAATGTCTGGTACTTGCAAAATGTAGTTGAAGTTAAGAGTTGTGCAGGGCAAGGATCAAATACTGCCTAATCCATGATATCACACtataacaaaaataactttttctgacgcttaaaatatgtttttccgGCGCTATTTATCGCCGACGAGTATCTCAAACTAATTTAACGTCGTAATGAGTGATGACAAAGTCTTTACCGACGCAAAAACAAGCGCCGGTAAAAAATTAGCACCCCATAAATATAACCTTTGATACGTCATTTCTGTAgcaaatttttaatattctagATATTCTGATTTCAATAatgatttaatttgtaaatacaATTTGAGTATCTTAACcagatcagatcttctgctaccgattgccgtgttcccctgtggcgcaccaatcagattgcagcattattaatttaataataaatcaatctgggcaggagacggagggagggagaatccggaatccgggtttaggcccgggttcacacaagacgccgttaacggaagcgcccgttaacgccagg is drawn from Impatiens glandulifera chromosome 3, dImpGla2.1, whole genome shotgun sequence and contains these coding sequences:
- the LOC124929639 gene encoding beta-glucosidase 12-like, whose protein sequence is MIMEKKLFLLLVLALLAFPSLISCQLGSLPSYDLTTLNRSSFPEGFIFGAATAAYQYEGAASDGGKGVSIWDTFTSEQPWKIADASDGKVALDSYNRYKEDLEILDSMGMDAYRMSISWTRILPKGSLKGGKNEEGIQHYKKLFDDLEAKGKKPFVTIFHWDVPQALEDEYMGFLSPHIVKDYVDYVNVLFEEFGDKVKHWITFNEPYMFTIGGYVNGSLAPGRCSPWLKQLNCTDGDSAVEPYLVVHHILLAHAAAVNLYRTKYQEKQKGEIGITHVADGRIPFTFSVEDREATQRALDFNFGWFVNPMVNGDYPEVMRRIVGLRLPKFTEEESALLIGSYDFIGINYYTSIYVFNRKTPANPTQQTYFTDINAYTLSERSGQLIGPARNWHTFQAGSVWLNVYPKGIRDYLIYIKDKYGNPRVFITENVLLWLNREGSNVQGYFVWTLLDDFEWNSGYTVRFGIGYIDFKDNLKRYKKLSHKWFTKFLKPDLDIVWSDLEVKKLE